The following nucleotide sequence is from Rubrobacter radiotolerans DSM 5868.
CGTGAGCGTTGCGGACCTCTGGCTGGAGCGCGCACCGGAGACCGGGCTTCCCTACCGGGACACCTCCGTCGGCGTGCGCGGACCGGCCGTCGCCGACCTCGAGCGGGCCTTCGCCGGGGTGTGGAACCTCTGCGGCGAGAGGCTGCCCGAAGAGGAGCTACCCGATGCACGCGACATCGCCGCCGCCGGGGACCAGGACGTCCGGATAATCGTTCAGGAGCCTGGCAAGGTGCGCCTCCTGAGGACGCTGGAGCACCTGACCTCCATCGTTCAGAAGAGGATGTGGATCGCCGACGCCTACTTTCTCTCGATGGCGACGCTCACGCGAGGCATCATCGCCGCCGCCCAAGACGGGGTTGACGTGCGCATCCTCGTCCCGACGCCCGCAACGAACGACCAGCCCCCGATCGGGACGCTCTCGCGCGCCGGCTACCGCCAGCTCCTTGAGGCGGGGGTGAGGATCTTCGAGTACGGAGGTCCGATGATGCACGCAAAGACCACCGTCGCCGACGGCCGGTTCTGCCGCATCGGCTCGACGAACCTGAACTTCGCCGGCCTCGTGACGAACTGGGAGCTGGACCTCTTCGCCGAGGACCGGACCTTCGGGGATCGCATGGAACGCATGTTCAAGGACGACCTGGAAGACGCGCGGGAGGTGATCCTCGAGCCCCGAGGGCCGGGACGCAACCCCCGCCCGCGTCCCGAGAGCCCGGCTACAAGAGCCGAGCAGCGCGTCCAGCGCCGGCCCCGGGAGGCCGCGCCGCGCGCTCTTGCCACCGCCACGCGTCTCGGCCGGAGCGCCTTCGAGATGACGACCCGCGAGGGGCTACGTCGCCACGAGCGATCCGTCGTTGCCGCCGCCTCCGGGGCCGCGTTCGTCGCGGGCCTTGCTGGAGCGCGCTTCCCGAAGGCGCTCGCCTGGCCGCTCTCCGCCTTTCTCGGACTCCTCGGCCTCACCGGACTGCTGCACGCCGTAAGGCCCCCGAACGAGGACGAACCTTCCGACCGGCCGGAGAGGGCGTAACCGCAGCAGAAACCTCGCCGCCCCACCTTCCAAAGGCGCGTAGCTACACCTCGAACCGCAGGCCGTCCTCGGCCACGAGCACCTCTCCGGAGTACCCGCGAGCGACCTCCCGGGCAAGGTCTAGCCGTTCCGCTTGTGGACCGATGTGCGTCAGGACGACCCGCTCCACTCCCGCCTCTGAAGCGAGCCGCGCGACGCCATGCGGCGTCAGGTGGCCCGGTACGGGTCTCTCATCGGGAAACGAGCAGTCCACGAGCGCCGCGTGCGCTCCCCGTGAGAGCGCGACGACCGACTCCGCATACTCCGTGTCCCCCGTAATGACGAGCGTCCGGCCGCCGCTCTCCAGACGGTAGGC
It contains:
- a CDS encoding phospholipase D-like domain-containing protein — translated: MAEISRTHADEGGPRTESLDRAFRRASEAPLRSGNRLTLLRNGPETLDEWLERIEAAERWVHLELFQFEGTGVGERFGEALSRKAREGVRVRVLYDWLGSFYVSRSFWRELRRAGVEVRVVNPPTPASPLRVVQRDHRKLLAVDGLYASTGGVSVADLWLERAPETGLPYRDTSVGVRGPAVADLERAFAGVWNLCGERLPEEELPDARDIAAAGDQDVRIIVQEPGKVRLLRTLEHLTSIVQKRMWIADAYFLSMATLTRGIIAAAQDGVDVRILVPTPATNDQPPIGTLSRAGYRQLLEAGVRIFEYGGPMMHAKTTVADGRFCRIGSTNLNFAGLVTNWELDLFAEDRTFGDRMERMFKDDLEDAREVILEPRGPGRNPRPRPESPATRAEQRVQRRPREAAPRALATATRLGRSAFEMTTREGLRRHERSVVAAASGAAFVAGLAGARFPKALAWPLSAFLGLLGLTGLLHAVRPPNEDEPSDRPERA